The Candidatus Polarisedimenticolia bacterium genome includes a region encoding these proteins:
- a CDS encoding phosphoketolase family protein translates to MSAENRPGPLSDEELRRIDAYWRAANYLSVGQIYLRDNPLLRQPLRLEHVKKRLLGHWGTSPGLSFIYVHLNRAIRDRDLEMIYVCGPGHGGPAMVANTYLEGTYSRCYPDVTQDAEGLRKLFGQFSFPGGIPSHAAPETPGSIHEGGELGYALLHAYGAVFDHPDLIAACVIGDGEAETGALAASWHSNKFLNPAHDGAVLPILHLNGYKIANPTVLARLDSEELRELLRGYGHAPYFVEGEDPKRVHQQMAATLDTVLSEIARIQEDARRRGFSGRPRWPMIVLRTPKGWTGPKVVDGKPVENSFRSHQVPVADLAARPDHLEMLEDWMRSYHPEELFDADGRLIAELRELAPAPERCMGSNPSAHGGWHERDLILPDFRDYSVKVESPGTALAEATGVLGRFLRDVVKANAEARNFRIMGPDETSSNHLDALFEATDRIFTGRIFPGDEHVAPEGRVMEVLSEHLCQGWLEGYVLTGRHGLFSCYEAFIHIVDSMFNQHAKWLKTSRRIPWRRPLPSLNYLLTSHVWRQDHNGFSHQDPGFLDHVVNKKAEVVRVYLPPDANTLLSVADHCLRSRHYVNVIVAGKHPAPQYLDIESAMAHCEAGVGVWRWAGNDAGAEPDAVMACAGDVPTMETLAAVAILRRHLPDLGIRVINVVDLMALQPPGEHPHALSDREFDAMFTTGKPIVFAFHGYPWLIHRLTYRRTNHPNLHVRGYKEEGTTTTPFDMTVLNDLDRFHLVQDVIARVPRLGAQGQEVARLMEEKLSEHRRYIRQWGDDLPEVRDWKWPF, encoded by the coding sequence GTGTCCGCCGAGAATAGACCCGGACCGTTGAGCGACGAAGAGCTGCGCAGGATCGACGCCTATTGGCGCGCCGCCAACTACCTTTCCGTCGGGCAGATCTACCTCCGCGACAATCCGCTGCTGCGCCAGCCGCTGCGCCTGGAGCACGTCAAGAAGAGGCTCTTGGGACACTGGGGGACTTCTCCCGGGCTGAGCTTCATCTACGTGCATCTCAACCGCGCGATCCGCGACAGGGATCTCGAGATGATCTACGTCTGCGGCCCCGGTCACGGCGGCCCGGCGATGGTCGCCAACACCTATCTGGAAGGGACCTACAGCCGCTGCTACCCGGATGTGACCCAGGACGCCGAGGGACTGCGGAAGCTGTTCGGGCAGTTCTCGTTTCCGGGGGGGATCCCCAGCCACGCCGCGCCCGAGACTCCCGGCTCCATCCACGAAGGGGGAGAGCTCGGCTACGCCCTGTTGCATGCCTACGGCGCGGTGTTCGACCATCCCGATCTGATCGCCGCCTGCGTGATCGGCGACGGCGAGGCGGAGACCGGCGCCCTGGCCGCGAGCTGGCATTCCAACAAGTTCCTCAACCCGGCTCACGACGGGGCGGTCCTGCCCATCCTTCACCTGAACGGCTACAAGATCGCCAACCCGACCGTCCTGGCCCGTCTGGACTCCGAGGAGCTTCGCGAGCTTTTGCGCGGCTACGGCCACGCCCCCTACTTCGTCGAAGGCGAGGATCCGAAGCGGGTCCACCAGCAGATGGCGGCGACCCTCGACACCGTCCTCTCCGAGATCGCCCGCATCCAGGAGGATGCCCGGCGGCGCGGCTTCTCGGGCCGCCCGCGCTGGCCGATGATCGTCCTGCGTACTCCGAAAGGATGGACCGGGCCGAAGGTGGTGGACGGCAAGCCGGTGGAGAATTCCTTCCGGTCCCATCAGGTGCCGGTGGCCGACCTGGCGGCGAGGCCGGATCATCTCGAGATGCTCGAGGATTGGATGCGCAGCTACCATCCGGAGGAGCTGTTCGACGCGGACGGCAGGTTGATCGCCGAGCTGCGCGAGCTGGCCCCCGCGCCCGAGCGATGCATGGGAAGCAATCCTAGCGCCCATGGAGGTTGGCACGAGCGGGATCTGATCCTGCCCGACTTCCGCGATTATTCCGTGAAGGTCGAGTCGCCCGGCACGGCGCTGGCGGAGGCGACCGGGGTCCTCGGCCGCTTCCTGCGCGACGTGGTGAAGGCCAATGCCGAGGCCCGGAATTTCCGCATCATGGGGCCCGATGAAACCTCCTCCAACCATCTCGACGCTCTCTTCGAAGCCACCGACAGGATCTTCACCGGGCGCATCTTCCCCGGAGACGAGCACGTCGCTCCGGAGGGCCGGGTGATGGAGGTGCTCAGCGAGCATCTCTGCCAGGGATGGCTGGAAGGCTACGTCCTGACCGGCCGTCACGGGCTGTTCTCCTGCTATGAAGCCTTCATCCACATCGTCGATTCGATGTTCAACCAGCACGCCAAGTGGCTGAAGACCAGCCGCCGGATCCCGTGGCGGCGGCCCCTCCCCTCGCTGAACTACCTGCTCACCTCGCACGTCTGGCGGCAGGACCACAACGGCTTCAGCCATCAGGATCCGGGCTTCCTCGATCACGTCGTCAACAAGAAGGCGGAAGTGGTCCGGGTCTACCTCCCGCCCGACGCCAATACGCTTCTCTCGGTGGCCGACCACTGCCTGCGGAGCCGCCACTACGTAAACGTCATCGTCGCCGGCAAGCATCCGGCGCCACAGTACCTGGACATCGAATCAGCCATGGCGCATTGCGAGGCCGGCGTCGGCGTCTGGCGCTGGGCCGGCAACGACGCGGGCGCCGAGCCCGACGCCGTGATGGCCTGCGCCGGGGACGTGCCGACGATGGAAACCCTCGCCGCCGTCGCGATCCTCCGCCGGCACCTGCCCGATCTGGGAATTCGCGTGATCAACGTCGTCGATCTGATGGCCCTGCAGCCGCCCGGAGAGCATCCTCACGCCCTGTCGGATCGGGAATTCGACGCCATGTTCACGACCGGCAAGCCGATCGTGTTCGCGTTTCACGGCTATCCGTGGCTCATCCACCGTCTGACCTACCGGCGGACGAATCACCCGAACCTCCACGTCCGAGGCTACAAGGAGGAGGGAACGACGACCACGCCGTTCGACATGACGGTGCTGAACGATTTGGACCGTTTTCACCTCGTCCAGGACGTGATCGCACGGGTCCCGCGTCTCGGAGCGCAGGGTCAGGAGGTCGCGCGCTTGATGGAGGAGAAATTGTCCGAGCACCGGCGCTACATCCGGCAGTGGGGCGACGACCTGCCGGAGGTGCGCGACTGGAAGTGGCCGTTTTGA
- a CDS encoding acetate/propionate family kinase, with the protein MNIFVLNAGSSSVKFAWYRATPGPEASGSPPSLALQAGGRIQARGPEHFEIELIGADGKRRVEPLESGDPDGAMESALARVASGISPGSGSPGLPDAVGCRVVHGGARFVKPTLVTPGVLDQLRSMKDLAPLHLPGDVRWLARILALLPGVPAVAVFDTDFHRTLPPVAFHYALPEEIAARHGLRRYGFHGLSHAHVSRVLIDRLGRGASPSRIVTCHLGNGASVCAVRDGRSIDVSMGFTPLEGLVMGTRSGDLDPGVVLYLMRAAGMSADQIDDLLNRRSGLLGLSGTSGDVRHLEAAAQGGNRPAELALEIFAYRAAKYVAAYAAVLDGLDAIAFSGGIGEHSVSIRERICRRLGFLGVALDDQANRSAGGAGARRISRDDGRVSVWVVPANEELEIARATYATIAVRRAAGRGPDDGGLAS; encoded by the coding sequence ATGAACATCTTCGTCCTCAACGCCGGCAGCTCCTCCGTCAAATTCGCCTGGTATCGCGCCACGCCCGGGCCGGAAGCGTCCGGCTCCCCGCCGTCCTTGGCGCTGCAAGCCGGCGGCCGGATCCAGGCTCGAGGCCCGGAGCATTTCGAGATCGAGCTGATCGGCGCCGACGGCAAGAGGAGGGTCGAGCCGCTCGAATCCGGCGATCCGGACGGCGCCATGGAGTCGGCGCTGGCCCGGGTCGCGTCAGGAATCAGCCCCGGGAGCGGATCCCCGGGGCTCCCCGACGCCGTCGGCTGCCGGGTCGTGCACGGCGGCGCGCGCTTCGTGAAACCCACTCTCGTCACACCCGGCGTCCTGGATCAGCTCAGGAGCATGAAGGACTTGGCGCCGCTGCATCTGCCGGGCGACGTGCGATGGTTGGCACGGATCCTCGCTCTCCTTCCCGGGGTCCCGGCGGTCGCGGTGTTCGATACCGATTTCCATCGGACGCTTCCGCCGGTCGCCTTCCACTACGCGCTGCCGGAGGAGATCGCCGCGCGGCACGGCCTGCGCCGCTACGGCTTCCATGGGCTGTCGCACGCGCACGTCTCCCGCGTCTTGATCGATCGCCTGGGCCGGGGAGCGTCCCCGAGCCGCATCGTCACCTGCCACCTGGGCAATGGCGCCAGCGTTTGCGCCGTGCGCGATGGACGGAGCATCGACGTCAGCATGGGCTTCACCCCTCTCGAAGGGCTGGTGATGGGGACGCGATCGGGAGACCTCGATCCCGGCGTCGTCCTTTACCTGATGCGGGCGGCCGGCATGAGCGCCGATCAGATCGACGACCTGCTCAACCGCCGGAGCGGCCTTCTAGGACTCTCCGGGACGAGCGGGGACGTGCGCCACCTGGAGGCGGCGGCTCAAGGCGGGAATCGGCCGGCGGAGCTGGCCCTGGAGATATTCGCTTATCGGGCCGCCAAGTACGTCGCGGCCTACGCCGCCGTCCTCGACGGGCTGGATGCCATCGCCTTCAGCGGCGGCATCGGCGAGCACTCCGTTTCGATCCGGGAGCGCATCTGCCGGCGACTCGGATTCCTCGGCGTCGCGCTCGACGATCAAGCCAATCGTTCCGCCGGCGGGGCCGGGGCCAGGCGGATCAGCCGGGACGACGGCCGCGTGAGCGTCTGGGTCGTCCCGGCGAACGAAGAGCTCGAAATCGCCCGCGCGACGTATGCGACGATCGCCGTCCGCCGCGCCGCCGGTCGCGGCCCGGACGATGGCGGACTGGCGTCGTAG
- a CDS encoding ATP-dependent DNA ligase: MSAPLSAVVDTWKDVRATPKRGEKRGRLERLFAALETPDLLLAAHYLSGDLGRDAPGAGWALVQQALSGSSPAAAGTLKIVDFDLAMEALGSASGRGSLGARAGILKRLFGAATPAERDFMSALIVGELRQGASRSLVLDALAPVLGVEARALRRAVMFTGGLREAVEAARHGGAAGLDKFRIAPLVPVEPMLAATAQDPAETLAELGGRAAAEWKLDGIRVQLHRLRDEVKVFTRSLRDVTAASPELVAIAREIAAEAYVLDGEAVAFGGEGRPAEFQDLMSRFQGEGEGPSLRLEPFFFDLLYLGGEPLVDRPYHERRAALENLLPERRIVPCRIVDSAAAVAAALSEARAAGHEGLVLKALEAPYAAGRRESNWRKIKPAHTVDLVILAAEWGHGRRQGLLSNLHLGARDPAQPGRFWMLGKTFKGLTDAMLRKLTAELPPIAVEVGPHLVRVRPERVVEIAFDGVQRSPRYDSGLALRFARVKRFRPDKTADEATTLAEIRRIAGGEG, encoded by the coding sequence ATGTCCGCTCCCCTCTCGGCCGTCGTCGACACCTGGAAGGACGTCCGCGCGACCCCCAAGCGGGGGGAAAAGCGCGGCCGTTTGGAGCGCCTGTTCGCCGCGCTCGAGACTCCCGACCTCCTGCTGGCGGCTCACTATCTCAGCGGAGACCTGGGGCGGGACGCCCCGGGCGCCGGGTGGGCGCTCGTCCAGCAGGCGTTGAGCGGCTCGTCGCCGGCGGCGGCCGGCACGCTGAAGATCGTGGATTTCGACCTGGCGATGGAGGCGCTGGGAAGCGCCTCGGGACGTGGATCCCTCGGGGCCCGCGCCGGCATTCTCAAGCGGCTGTTCGGAGCGGCCACTCCCGCGGAACGGGATTTCATGAGCGCGCTCATCGTCGGCGAGCTGCGGCAGGGCGCGTCGCGCTCCCTCGTCCTGGATGCCCTGGCCCCCGTGCTGGGAGTGGAGGCCCGGGCGCTGCGGCGAGCGGTGATGTTCACGGGAGGCTTGCGGGAGGCGGTGGAGGCGGCGCGGCACGGCGGCGCCGCCGGGCTGGACAAGTTCCGTATCGCTCCGCTCGTGCCGGTCGAGCCGATGCTCGCCGCCACCGCCCAGGATCCGGCCGAGACGCTCGCCGAGCTGGGGGGCCGCGCCGCCGCCGAATGGAAGCTCGACGGGATCCGCGTCCAGCTGCATCGCCTGCGGGACGAAGTGAAGGTCTTCACCCGGTCGCTGCGCGACGTGACCGCCGCGTCCCCGGAGCTCGTGGCGATCGCCCGCGAAATCGCCGCGGAGGCTTATGTCCTCGACGGGGAAGCGGTGGCCTTTGGCGGCGAGGGCAGGCCGGCGGAATTCCAGGATCTCATGAGCCGCTTCCAGGGCGAAGGCGAGGGGCCCTCCCTGCGCCTCGAGCCTTTCTTCTTCGACCTGCTCTACCTCGGAGGCGAGCCGCTGGTCGACCGTCCCTATCACGAGCGGCGCGCCGCGCTGGAGAACCTCCTGCCGGAGCGCCGGATCGTGCCCTGCCGGATCGTGGACAGCGCCGCGGCGGTGGCGGCGGCGCTGTCGGAGGCGCGCGCGGCCGGCCACGAAGGGCTCGTGCTGAAAGCGCTCGAGGCTCCTTACGCTGCGGGCCGCCGGGAATCGAACTGGCGCAAGATCAAGCCGGCGCACACCGTCGATCTGGTGATCCTCGCCGCCGAATGGGGCCATGGCCGGCGGCAAGGCCTGCTCTCCAACCTCCATCTGGGAGCGCGCGATCCGGCGCAGCCCGGACGCTTCTGGATGCTCGGGAAGACCTTCAAGGGGCTCACCGATGCGATGCTGCGCAAGCTGACCGCCGAGCTGCCCCCGATCGCCGTGGAAGTCGGTCCCCACCTCGTGCGCGTGCGTCCGGAGCGGGTCGTGGAGATCGCTTTCGACGGCGTGCAGCGCAGCCCGCGTTACGACTCCGGGCTGGCGCTGCGCTTCGCCCGGGTGAAGCGCTTCCGCCCCGACAAGACGGCGGATGAGGCGACCACGCTGGCGGAGATCCGGAGGATCGCCGGCGGAGAAGGATAA